In one window of Leptospira sp. WS92.C1 DNA:
- the fliR gene encoding flagellar biosynthetic protein FliR → MEYFINHFQVFLLILARLMGLLSVAPIFSYPSISVPQKMIFSFLVSVILFPVTAGFLPPIPGDMGHYGLVVISESLIGMLLGFLISLIFASFQMAGEFFNVQLGFGYAEILDPVTQTSLPVISTLKNLLGMLLFLTLGAYRVMFESLAYSFEKIQVLTFVPEIQNGIYKALEDAVGAMFLVAFKLALPVLGIVLLVTVSEALMGKAAPQLNILQLSFPIKVTIGLIVMIFITPYLVSQMGAAFDLSFDKVNLMLQGWPQ, encoded by the coding sequence ATGGAATACTTTATCAATCATTTTCAAGTATTTCTGCTCATCCTTGCGAGGTTGATGGGTCTCTTGTCGGTTGCGCCGATCTTTTCGTATCCTTCAATCAGCGTTCCTCAGAAGATGATTTTTTCGTTTTTGGTTTCGGTAATTTTATTTCCAGTCACCGCGGGTTTTTTACCTCCGATCCCCGGTGACATGGGTCACTACGGATTGGTAGTGATTTCAGAATCATTAATCGGAATGCTTCTTGGTTTTTTAATCAGTTTGATTTTTGCATCCTTCCAGATGGCGGGTGAATTTTTTAACGTTCAGCTTGGGTTCGGTTATGCGGAGATTTTGGATCCGGTCACTCAGACGAGTTTGCCCGTGATCAGTACCTTAAAGAATTTGCTGGGGATGCTTTTATTTTTAACGTTAGGCGCCTATCGAGTGATGTTTGAAAGCCTGGCTTATTCGTTTGAGAAGATTCAGGTGTTGACATTTGTTCCCGAGATTCAGAACGGGATTTATAAGGCTCTGGAAGACGCGGTCGGGGCTATGTTTTTGGTGGCGTTTAAGCTCGCTCTTCCGGTTCTTGGGATCGTTCTCCTCGTGACCGTGTCCGAGGCACTGATGGGGAAGGCCGCACCCCAGTTGAACATCCTGCAATTATCCTTTCCGATCAAGGTTACAATCGGTTTGATCGTGATGATTTTTATCACTCCGTATCTCGTTTCTCAGATGGGGGCGGCATTTGATCTTTCCTTTGATAAGGTAAACCTCATGCTCCAGGGGTGGCCTCAATGA
- the fliN gene encoding flagellar motor switch protein FliN — protein MGEGSLSQEEIDALLAGASDSFDSGAVASASTQKEVPGMSPVDRDILSDLLSSCFQVAGNTLGAVLSRSSAFLNPNAETKARKDIESELKSGSFLLYSTLSGSVNGRVVLAMSAENAVKIANSMMGGFDSGDLDEAQMQTLRDSLTPVMGALISQISTKTGGGVNGSPSETRNVTSPAALVLPDGESIVRVFFNLTIESIPSFRVQFLLSLSTAADLLNLYRRSGSAGGDMGGMGMGGMGGMGMSSGSMSVKSVAFPNLGTASGASSTPNLNLLMDVQMSVTVELGRTKMYIKDILGLGEGSIIELDKLAGEPVDLLVNGKLIAKGEVVVIDENFGVRVTDIVSPTDRIKPEAK, from the coding sequence ATGGGCGAAGGTTCCCTTTCACAGGAAGAAATTGACGCATTATTAGCCGGCGCGAGCGATTCGTTCGATTCGGGTGCGGTCGCTTCTGCATCGACTCAAAAAGAAGTTCCAGGCATGTCGCCCGTGGACAGGGACATTCTATCGGATCTACTTTCTTCCTGTTTTCAGGTCGCCGGGAATACGTTAGGCGCGGTTCTTTCTCGTTCTTCTGCATTCTTAAACCCAAACGCCGAGACAAAAGCTCGGAAAGATATCGAATCCGAACTCAAGTCCGGTTCTTTTCTTTTGTATTCTACTTTATCCGGAAGCGTGAACGGAAGAGTCGTTCTTGCGATGTCCGCCGAAAACGCGGTCAAGATCGCAAACTCCATGATGGGAGGTTTTGATTCCGGAGATCTGGACGAAGCTCAGATGCAGACCTTGAGAGATTCTTTGACTCCAGTCATGGGGGCTTTGATTTCTCAGATCAGTACAAAAACAGGAGGAGGGGTCAACGGATCTCCCTCCGAAACCAGAAACGTAACTTCGCCTGCAGCACTTGTTTTACCGGACGGAGAAAGTATCGTTCGCGTATTTTTCAATCTTACGATCGAAAGCATTCCTTCCTTTCGAGTTCAATTCTTACTTTCTCTTTCCACGGCCGCGGATCTTTTGAACTTATACCGTCGTTCCGGAAGTGCCGGCGGAGATATGGGCGGGATGGGAATGGGGGGCATGGGCGGAATGGGAATGTCCTCCGGTTCCATGTCTGTCAAGTCAGTCGCATTCCCGAATTTGGGAACTGCGAGCGGCGCATCGAGCACTCCAAATCTCAATCTTCTCATGGACGTTCAGATGAGCGTCACGGTGGAGTTGGGAAGAACCAAGATGTATATCAAAGACATTCTGGGTTTGGGCGAAGGCTCCATCATCGAGTTGGACAAACTCGCGGGTGAACCCGTAGATCTTTTGGTGAACGGGAAACTGATCGCAAAAGGCGAGGTCGTGGTCATCGACGAAAACTTCGGGGTGCGCGTAACGGATATCGTAAGCCCTACCGATCGGATCAAACCGGAGGCCAAGTGA
- the fliQ gene encoding flagellar biosynthesis protein FliQ, which yields MTELDAMTLIRDALFITLKISSPILLTALVVGLIIGILQTTTSIQEPTIAFVPKLVAIFVVIVIFSSWMIQTMTDYTRDLFMMIEKF from the coding sequence ATGACGGAACTGGACGCGATGACTTTGATTCGGGATGCTCTTTTTATCACCCTGAAAATTTCGTCTCCGATTCTTCTGACCGCGTTGGTGGTCGGTTTGATCATCGGGATTCTGCAAACCACGACTTCCATTCAGGAACCCACGATAGCGTTTGTTCCGAAGCTCGTGGCGATCTTTGTTGTGATCGTGATTTTTTCGTCCTGGATGATTCAAACGATGACCGACTATACCAGAGATTTATTTATGATGATCGAGAAGTTTTAG
- a CDS encoding DUF971 domain-containing protein, with protein sequence MTQLSLKATTPDQIDFDEKTLKITWKDGVMSVFDLLDLRKRCPCVVCKGGHGGKVGTTTGGIQSITLYSVNKVGRYAINPVWSDNHLTGIYSYDALRMLADGLGGDLIL encoded by the coding sequence ATGACTCAACTCAGTTTAAAAGCAACGACCCCCGATCAGATCGATTTTGACGAGAAAACGTTGAAGATCACCTGGAAGGACGGAGTCATGTCCGTCTTTGATCTCCTCGATCTTCGAAAGCGCTGCCCTTGTGTCGTCTGCAAGGGTGGTCACGGAGGAAAAGTGGGAACTACCACAGGCGGAATTCAATCGATCACCCTGTATTCCGTCAACAAGGTTGGAAGGTATGCGATCAATCCCGTGTGGAGCGACAATCATCTGACCGGAATTTATTCGTATGACGCTTTACGAATGTTGGCGGATGGTCTTGGTGGAGATCTTATACTCTGA
- the asd gene encoding archaetidylserine decarboxylase (Phosphatidylserine decarboxylase is synthesized as a single chain precursor. Generation of the pyruvoyl active site from a Ser is coupled to cleavage of a Gly-Ser bond between the larger (beta) and smaller (alpha chains). It is an integral membrane protein.), which translates to MFQFLFFQFFDWDLLKPFFYFLGFIGIYLTIRLRFPQVRFLFLAIKIFSGNMDYKGSRGRLVHSQAFFSGTASSLVPGAIIGSALALMIGGPGVLFWIWISSFFIMPLRFVSSTLAIRFRTKTASGRYLSGPMYFIEKALKARWLAVSFAVAGMLTVLVMGGAVPMLYVTHISAKAFEVTGMTVPFLLSVILVFIVLGGVRRVGKISAYLAPIGILLLFAGAFFLFRNSLMNFRDFLWLSLQAAFQPITAIAGGSFVLARTFSMASGIFFVSTETGIGKSAGVSGVVRTDYPAKQGLVSMLATFFEGFVVSTLVIYILSSYGAFKLEEQLLFLNALFQGHTNPMNLAFFGSFLLIGVVSIAGWFYTGEQNALYILGERFANLFRILFLITILSVAYLYVKDGESILYQAWSLGYSLSIITAVPVLISLVLLEKLAKAELKRFLTESGARYEVLKDFYLLMLSIVPKNLLSLLFGLLASSRLPRFILIPILKAFARAYKINLDEAELEIQEYNSLNAFFTRALKAEARIIDSADNEMVSPVDAKITGYGDINQRIIIQAKGVDYNLKELLGGGASKYLDDFSNGKYITFYLSPQDYHRIHSPAYGRILGYYYEPGKLFPVNELAVFGIRGLFPKNERLITYLQTEYGKVAVIKVGASNVGRIRVTYDNKIVTNTLIRSARTVEYKDVSILIDKGSELGRFEMGSTVILLMEKDTFQFDSLPINEKITYGTTIGKFGAKKCKLPK; encoded by the coding sequence ATGTTTCAATTTCTTTTTTTTCAATTTTTTGATTGGGATTTACTCAAGCCCTTCTTTTACTTCTTGGGCTTTATCGGGATTTATCTGACCATTCGACTCCGATTCCCTCAGGTGCGATTTCTATTTCTTGCGATTAAGATTTTTTCGGGGAATATGGACTACAAAGGTTCTCGGGGAAGGTTGGTTCATTCGCAGGCTTTCTTTTCGGGTACCGCTTCTTCTTTGGTTCCGGGGGCGATCATCGGTTCTGCTCTCGCTCTGATGATCGGAGGACCCGGGGTTTTGTTTTGGATTTGGATTTCTTCCTTTTTTATCATGCCTCTCCGTTTTGTTTCTTCCACTTTGGCGATCCGTTTTAGAACCAAAACCGCATCCGGTCGATATCTTTCCGGACCGATGTATTTTATCGAAAAGGCTTTGAAGGCGAGATGGCTCGCTGTGAGTTTCGCCGTTGCGGGAATGTTGACTGTACTCGTGATGGGTGGAGCGGTTCCGATGTTGTATGTCACACATATCTCGGCGAAAGCGTTTGAAGTGACGGGTATGACGGTTCCGTTTTTATTATCCGTGATTCTCGTCTTTATCGTGTTAGGTGGGGTGAGAAGAGTGGGGAAGATTTCCGCTTATTTAGCTCCGATCGGAATTCTTCTTTTGTTCGCAGGTGCTTTCTTTTTGTTTCGAAATTCTCTTATGAACTTTCGGGACTTTCTTTGGCTTTCGCTTCAGGCTGCGTTTCAGCCGATCACAGCGATTGCGGGAGGAAGTTTTGTACTCGCGAGAACCTTTAGTATGGCATCCGGGATTTTCTTTGTGTCGACGGAAACCGGAATCGGGAAAAGCGCGGGTGTGTCCGGCGTGGTAAGGACGGACTATCCCGCAAAACAAGGACTCGTGAGTATGCTCGCGACTTTTTTCGAAGGGTTTGTCGTTTCCACGCTTGTGATCTACATTCTTTCGTCTTACGGAGCGTTTAAACTGGAGGAGCAGTTGCTCTTTTTAAACGCTTTGTTTCAGGGGCATACCAATCCGATGAACCTCGCGTTTTTCGGATCGTTTCTTCTCATCGGAGTGGTTTCGATCGCGGGTTGGTTTTATACGGGAGAACAAAACGCGCTCTACATTCTCGGAGAACGTTTTGCAAACCTGTTTCGAATTCTATTTTTGATCACGATTCTTTCTGTCGCGTATCTTTATGTGAAAGACGGAGAATCGATTTTGTATCAAGCGTGGAGTTTGGGATATTCTCTTTCCATCATCACCGCGGTACCGGTTTTGATCTCTTTGGTTCTTTTAGAAAAATTGGCAAAGGCGGAATTGAAACGTTTTCTCACGGAAAGCGGGGCACGATATGAGGTGCTTAAGGATTTTTATCTTCTTATGCTTTCGATCGTTCCGAAAAATTTACTTTCCCTTTTGTTTGGTCTTTTGGCGTCTTCAAGACTTCCTCGTTTTATATTGATTCCGATTTTGAAAGCGTTTGCCAGGGCGTATAAGATCAATTTGGACGAAGCGGAACTGGAAATTCAGGAATACAATTCTCTCAACGCATTCTTTACAAGAGCCTTAAAGGCAGAGGCGAGAATCATCGACTCCGCGGATAATGAAATGGTATCTCCCGTCGACGCCAAGATTACCGGTTACGGAGACATCAATCAGAGAATCATCATCCAGGCAAAGGGTGTGGATTACAATCTCAAGGAACTTTTGGGTGGAGGGGCTTCCAAATATCTGGATGATTTTTCAAACGGGAAATACATCACATTCTATCTTTCCCCTCAGGACTATCATCGAATTCATTCTCCCGCGTATGGGAGAATCTTGGGCTATTACTACGAACCCGGAAAATTATTTCCGGTAAACGAACTCGCAGTATTCGGAATCCGAGGATTGTTTCCAAAAAACGAACGTCTGATCACATATCTTCAAACGGAATATGGCAAGGTCGCGGTCATCAAGGTGGGAGCTTCTAACGTGGGAAGAATCCGAGTCACCTATGACAACAAGATCGTCACCAACACGTTGATCCGAAGCGCAAGAACCGTGGAATACAAGGATGTTTCGATTCTGATCGATAAAGGATCGGAGCTAGGACGTTTTGAAATGGGGTCGACGGTCATTCTTCTCATGGAAAAAGATACGTTTCAGTTTGATTCCCTTCCGATCAATGAGAAGATTACATACGGAACCACCATCGGAAAGTTCGGTGCGAAGAAGTGCAAACTTCCGAAGTGA
- the fliP gene encoding flagellar type III secretion system pore protein FliP (The bacterial flagellar biogenesis protein FliP forms a type III secretion system (T3SS)-type pore required for flagellar assembly.), with protein sequence MRHKTIIKNITWILFLVIGLSLSSFFTLEAQSSGTRIPIPNLNINVNEAKSPRETSLSLMVLFLVTILSLAPAIVMSLTSFTKIVIVLDFVRRALSIQNLPPNQVMMGLALFMTFFIMAPTLNVVNERALTPYLDGKIDTNTFFEKGMVPIREFMMRQIGTSGAKDVALFLKIGKVEKVESFDDVPSYVLIPAFMLSEIKKAFWIGIIIFIPFIVIDLVVASALLSMGLMMLPPVMVSLPFKLILFVLVDGWNLIVYELVRSYK encoded by the coding sequence ATGAGACATAAAACAATTATAAAGAACATAACTTGGATCCTTTTTCTTGTGATTGGATTGTCCTTGAGTTCTTTTTTCACCTTGGAAGCGCAATCTTCGGGAACGAGAATTCCGATTCCCAATCTGAACATCAACGTGAACGAGGCAAAGAGCCCGAGAGAGACAAGTCTTTCCCTGATGGTTTTGTTTCTTGTGACCATTCTATCTTTGGCTCCAGCGATCGTGATGTCTCTTACCTCGTTTACAAAGATCGTAATCGTTTTGGATTTTGTAAGAAGGGCGCTTTCGATTCAGAATCTTCCGCCGAACCAGGTGATGATGGGCCTGGCTCTTTTTATGACTTTTTTTATCATGGCTCCCACGCTCAACGTCGTGAATGAACGGGCTTTGACCCCGTATCTGGACGGGAAGATCGATACGAACACATTCTTTGAAAAGGGGATGGTTCCGATTCGAGAATTTATGATGAGACAGATCGGAACTTCCGGCGCCAAGGACGTTGCCCTTTTTTTAAAAATCGGAAAAGTGGAAAAGGTAGAATCCTTTGACGATGTGCCATCCTATGTTTTGATTCCCGCTTTTATGTTGAGTGAAATCAAAAAGGCGTTTTGGATCGGGATCATTATCTTCATTCCGTTTATCGTGATCGATCTCGTGGTCGCTTCCGCTCTTCTTTCCATGGGTTTGATGATGCTGCCTCCCGTGATGGTGAGTCTTCCGTTTAAACTGATCCTGTTCGTTTTAGTGGACGGTTGGAACTTGATCGTTTATGAACTCGTGAGGAGTTATAAATGA
- the fliO gene encoding flagellar biosynthetic protein FliO — MNSLETFWKLRKTISSAFLILIAFSLSFVSPSAQSERELMDEALKKELGQPPVSKDEKKNGDSQSKENPSTVVKPSENTTGTEVNPVEERYRTKDDGPRIAGTLLRVVFILGLLCVGLYYILKYIAKNREGRHPVRGEMNVLSSLMLAPNKQLQIVEISGQLLVLGVADNAINLITEIVDPEVKHRILQKKETFQPPEGGFLVTVLEQIKDLNSRISGNQEGPPGDTEAGGAAREEKRKQTRKKLDELKEKTSSLESGLFDLR, encoded by the coding sequence GTGAATTCTCTTGAAACCTTCTGGAAGCTCAGAAAGACAATCTCTTCTGCTTTTCTAATTCTAATCGCATTCAGTTTGTCTTTTGTTTCGCCGTCGGCTCAATCCGAACGAGAGCTCATGGACGAGGCTCTCAAAAAAGAATTAGGTCAACCTCCGGTTTCCAAAGACGAAAAGAAGAATGGAGATTCTCAGAGCAAGGAAAATCCGTCTACGGTCGTAAAACCTTCCGAGAACACGACCGGAACGGAAGTCAATCCGGTTGAGGAAAGATACCGAACCAAAGACGACGGGCCCAGAATCGCGGGGACCCTATTGCGTGTCGTTTTTATATTAGGACTTCTTTGTGTAGGACTTTATTATATTCTAAAATACATCGCAAAAAACCGAGAAGGGCGGCATCCGGTTCGCGGAGAAATGAACGTTCTTTCCAGTCTGATGCTGGCTCCAAACAAACAACTCCAGATCGTGGAAATATCGGGGCAATTGCTCGTGCTCGGGGTTGCGGATAATGCGATCAACTTGATCACTGAAATCGTGGATCCCGAAGTAAAACACAGAATTCTTCAAAAGAAAGAAACCTTCCAACCCCCGGAGGGAGGATTTTTAGTTACGGTTTTGGAGCAGATCAAGGATTTGAATTCGAGAATCTCCGGAAATCAGGAGGGCCCGCCGGGTGATACCGAAGCGGGCGGGGCTGCCAGAGAGGAAAAACGAAAACAGACCCGGAAAAAACTGGATGAACTCAAAGAAAAAACAAGCTCGCTCGAAAGCGGGCTTTTCGATTTGAGATAG
- a CDS encoding 7TM diverse intracellular signaling domain-containing protein: protein MFFQKNRLYIAALAFLFCIFPLSGIDLVELDDSAIGKEESLEYFQDQTGNLTFAQIRVLAEDGKFISTNIASLGYTEAVVWVRIQVSNSSDQPIRWIVEYQFPNTDLVEYYDVKKGEIPFYRAGDTIPFTVRPVQYRNPAFPSAGLPKTNKTIYFKIKSDSKIQLSLRYYSALGFYKKVIFEQFLFGLFFGSMLILAFYNLLLYIYTKERYYFCFSVYISGFSFFQFVWEGFGFQILWPNAVLWTGRSIPFFLLISLVLMSLFVNSYLDLENRSKRSYRLFQYSQGLLLFCAFLSLLIPPRISIFLGLTLTFLGVILLFINGVRSIFWNQGSAFYFLAAWGVLVAGGFLFLFLPVGWLRDYGLKFWVIEIVSLFHVVLMGLGLADRVKILSQVLSVKIGELESTKLIAEQSEKRFRNLFEESEEFLFTMDADGKIRNANKSLGRLLGFSPEEVIDWEFLDLIYIQSGDGSSYSKILAKEKIDDLLKTGKSSEFTLEFCQKYVLEPRQMRVRLQLLDLGEKKGILGKAYELNEDILAKFIVSESMHFTLNNYLRNADLLSRLLTVNLSTFVGTEIIITIRTCIREIIINSIEHGNLAISFDEKTEALNAGRYLEFIQKRQKEPFYNYRTVKVSYSLNARRIGFLITDEGEGFDYKKILNLDIEKLNETSLTHGRGIVMTRRVFDIVKFNEKGNKVLLIKYLKKPLRYKREKTSFDV, encoded by the coding sequence ATGTTCTTTCAAAAAAATCGATTATACATCGCAGCCCTTGCATTTTTATTCTGCATATTTCCTTTGTCCGGAATTGATCTCGTAGAATTGGATGATTCGGCGATCGGTAAGGAAGAATCCTTAGAATACTTTCAGGATCAGACAGGGAATCTGACGTTTGCTCAGATCAGAGTTCTTGCTGAAGATGGAAAATTCATTTCCACAAACATCGCGTCTTTGGGATATACGGAAGCGGTAGTATGGGTCCGGATCCAGGTTTCCAATTCATCCGATCAACCGATTCGTTGGATCGTGGAATATCAATTTCCAAACACCGATTTGGTGGAATACTATGACGTCAAAAAAGGAGAGATTCCGTTTTACAGAGCGGGTGATACGATTCCGTTTACGGTCAGGCCGGTTCAATATCGAAACCCCGCGTTTCCATCTGCGGGTCTTCCTAAAACAAACAAAACGATCTATTTCAAAATCAAATCCGATTCTAAAATCCAGCTCTCTCTTCGTTATTATTCCGCGCTGGGATTTTACAAAAAAGTAATTTTCGAACAATTTTTATTCGGTTTGTTTTTCGGCTCTATGCTTATTTTAGCATTTTATAATTTACTTTTATATATTTATACAAAAGAGCGGTATTATTTCTGCTTTTCGGTTTATATTTCCGGATTTTCTTTTTTTCAGTTTGTTTGGGAAGGATTCGGGTTTCAGATTCTTTGGCCAAATGCGGTCTTGTGGACGGGTAGGAGTATTCCCTTCTTTTTGTTGATCAGTCTTGTTTTGATGTCGCTGTTTGTAAATTCGTATTTGGATTTGGAAAACCGATCCAAACGTTCGTATCGTTTGTTTCAATATTCGCAGGGTCTACTTTTATTTTGCGCGTTTCTTTCCCTATTGATTCCACCTCGGATCAGTATCTTTCTCGGCTTAACCTTGACGTTTTTGGGAGTGATTCTCCTTTTTATCAACGGTGTGCGAAGCATCTTTTGGAATCAAGGAAGCGCGTTTTATTTTCTCGCGGCCTGGGGAGTGTTAGTCGCCGGAGGATTTTTGTTCTTATTCCTTCCTGTCGGATGGTTGAGAGATTACGGATTGAAGTTTTGGGTGATTGAAATCGTTTCCTTGTTTCATGTGGTTCTGATGGGTTTGGGGCTTGCGGATCGAGTAAAAATCTTGTCCCAGGTGTTATCCGTAAAGATCGGAGAGTTGGAATCCACAAAACTCATCGCGGAACAATCCGAAAAACGATTTCGAAATCTATTCGAAGAATCGGAAGAATTTCTGTTTACTATGGACGCGGACGGTAAAATTCGAAACGCGAATAAATCCTTGGGACGGCTTTTGGGCTTTAGCCCGGAGGAAGTCATAGATTGGGAATTTTTGGATCTAATCTACATCCAGAGCGGTGACGGCTCTTCGTATTCTAAGATTTTGGCAAAGGAGAAGATCGACGATCTTCTAAAAACGGGGAAGAGTTCCGAGTTCACGCTCGAGTTTTGTCAAAAATATGTTCTGGAACCGAGACAAATGAGAGTCAGATTGCAGCTTTTGGATCTGGGAGAAAAAAAAGGAATTTTAGGAAAAGCTTATGAACTAAACGAGGATATTCTCGCGAAATTTATAGTAAGCGAGTCAATGCATTTTACTTTGAATAATTATCTCAGAAACGCGGATCTTTTGAGTCGGCTTCTTACGGTAAATCTTTCCACGTTTGTGGGAACCGAGATCATCATCACGATCCGAACCTGTATCCGAGAGATCATTATCAATTCCATCGAACACGGAAATCTTGCCATCAGCTTTGACGAAAAAACAGAGGCACTAAACGCAGGGCGTTATCTCGAGTTTATCCAAAAACGTCAGAAGGAGCCGTTTTACAATTATAGAACCGTAAAGGTTTCCTATTCTCTCAATGCGAGAAGAATCGGATTTCTCATCACAGACGAAGGAGAAGGGTTTGATTATAAGAAAATTCTAAACTTAGATATCGAAAAGTTGAATGAAACAAGTCTGACTCATGGAAGAGGAATCGTGATGACTCGGAGGGTGTTTGATATTGTCAAGTTCAACGAAAAAGGAAATAAGGTTCTTCTTATCAAATATCTCAAAAAACCGCTTCGATATAAACGGGAAAAAACTTCATTTGATGTTTGA
- a CDS encoding SDR family NAD(P)-dependent oxidoreductase, with protein sequence MARTAIITGGTVGIGYELSKLIAADGYDLILIARNEKTLKAVKKEIESAYKVKVDILSLDLADSKTPKKIFDFVKKSKTIVEVLVNNAGFGTNGRFDRMDLKKEIAMIQVNVTALVELTHLFLQGMVERKNGKILNVASTSAFQPGPNMSNYYATKAYVLSFSEAIYEEVKKDGVTVTALCPGPTKTEFFERAEITQSKLLNNPMTPILSAKTVAEIGYDALKKGKAVVVSGLLNRILAQSVRITPRWIVRKIAKTLNQNG encoded by the coding sequence ATGGCAAGAACAGCAATCATCACAGGTGGAACGGTCGGTATCGGTTATGAACTGAGCAAACTCATCGCCGCCGACGGATACGATCTCATTCTCATAGCGAGAAATGAAAAGACCTTAAAAGCGGTCAAAAAAGAAATCGAATCAGCTTACAAAGTAAAGGTGGATATTTTATCCTTGGATTTGGCGGATTCGAAAACCCCGAAGAAGATTTTTGATTTTGTAAAAAAGTCAAAGACAATCGTCGAAGTTTTGGTTAACAATGCCGGTTTTGGAACAAACGGAAGATTTGATCGGATGGATCTCAAAAAGGAGATTGCGATGATCCAGGTAAATGTGACTGCTCTTGTGGAGTTGACACATCTGTTTCTTCAGGGTATGGTGGAGCGAAAGAATGGAAAGATTTTGAACGTGGCCTCCACCTCCGCATTTCAACCCGGACCGAATATGTCCAATTATTATGCGACAAAAGCGTATGTTCTTTCCTTCTCCGAAGCGATTTACGAGGAAGTGAAAAAAGACGGAGTCACCGTTACCGCTCTTTGTCCGGGACCGACCAAAACGGAATTTTTTGAAAGAGCGGAGATCACCCAATCGAAATTGCTCAACAATCCCATGACTCCGATTCTGTCCGCAAAAACGGTCGCGGAAATAGGATATGATGCTCTTAAAAAAGGAAAGGCGGTTGTAGTTTCCGGTCTTTTGAATCGGATCCTTGCGCAGAGTGTGCGAATCACCCCGAGATGGATTGTCCGAAAGATCGCGAAAACCCTAAATCAAAACGGTTAA
- a CDS encoding sterol desaturase family protein codes for MQGSIIDVAVPFFLLLIGVELFYSRIGDKKVYRWNDTVADLSTGILFSLTGILVTILSLWVYENFRIFWSLQTLFGVSEIPLGAPFWRDQAGIHVQFANLAGWVFVFLAVDFVYYWFHRATHEINFLWACHVTHHSSEEFNLSVALRQSSFQRIFEYGFNLLIAFCGVPWQAFLLAHGILKIYQFWVHTRLIGKLGFLEEVLVTPAHHRVHHGRDPKYIDKNHGGILIFWDRIFGSFAREEEEPIYGLTKPVTTFDPIYTNLHVYREIWDLFKKTSGIKDKILVLLKPPGWRPASLGPSVLPVEIDRTRYLKFDPVVSPNRKRFGIVAFFVWTLLSLFVLKTFKSGTIPLWKLFPVLVFLFSGFWHTSRVLEGNKEFKTQIFWIGLGGVIVFWIFFFL; via the coding sequence ATGCAGGGATCTATCATAGACGTAGCGGTGCCCTTTTTTCTACTCCTGATCGGAGTGGAACTTTTCTATTCCCGGATCGGCGATAAAAAAGTGTATCGATGGAACGATACGGTCGCAGATCTCAGTACAGGAATTTTGTTCTCTCTAACTGGAATTCTCGTGACCATCCTATCTCTTTGGGTTTATGAGAATTTTAGAATATTCTGGTCCCTGCAAACCTTGTTCGGGGTTTCCGAGATTCCTCTGGGCGCTCCGTTTTGGCGTGATCAAGCGGGAATACACGTTCAATTTGCGAATCTCGCCGGTTGGGTGTTCGTATTTCTGGCGGTGGACTTTGTATATTACTGGTTCCATCGTGCGACTCACGAGATCAACTTTCTCTGGGCCTGTCACGTCACTCACCATTCTAGTGAAGAATTCAATCTTTCGGTGGCTTTGCGTCAGTCCAGTTTTCAGAGGATCTTTGAATACGGCTTTAATCTCTTGATCGCTTTTTGCGGGGTTCCTTGGCAGGCCTTTTTATTGGCCCACGGTATTTTAAAGATCTATCAGTTTTGGGTTCATACGAGACTGATCGGAAAGCTCGGTTTTTTGGAGGAAGTATTGGTCACTCCCGCGCACCATCGGGTTCATCACGGAAGGGATCCGAAATATATCGATAAGAACCACGGCGGAATTTTGATTTTCTGGGATCGAATTTTTGGTTCCTTTGCCAGAGAGGAGGAGGAACCGATCTACGGTTTGACAAAACCGGTGACTACGTTTGATCCGATTTATACGAATCTTCATGTGTATCGGGAAATTTGGGATCTATTCAAAAAAACTTCCGGAATTAAGGATAAGATCCTTGTTCTTCTCAAACCTCCGGGATGGAGACCTGCGAGTTTAGGTCCTTCGGTTCTTCCCGTGGAAATTGATCGAACTCGTTATCTCAAGTTTGATCCCGTTGTTTCTCCAAATCGAAAGCGTTTCGGAATCGTCGCATTTTTTGTTTGGACGCTTTTGTCCTTATTTGTTTTGAAAACGTTTAAATCAGGAACGATTCCCCTTTGGAAATTATTTCCGGTCCTTGTTTTTTTGTTTTCCGGTTTCTGGCATACGAGCAGAGTCTTGGAAGGAAATAAAGAATTCAAAACGCAGATTTTCTGGATCGGGCTCGGTGGTGTGATCGTTTTTTGGATTTTCTTTTTTCTTTGA